The Pyrenophora tritici-repentis strain M4 chromosome 2, whole genome shotgun sequence genome window below encodes:
- a CDS encoding MFS-1 multi-domain protein: MSHSDNDSGATVATTTERKKNGTGSLRSHTSEKSHVVEDIVSDDDRASVSSASTHSDSINQRPAIHQTWSRNTGYSWPGEKEDAITAVTTNATQDPRFEVDFDDNGENPQDWTMAKKSLVIFFMSFSTLVVVMYSTAYTSGIPGMMRTFGIHSKTLVILGITTYLCGLAVGSLLLAPLSEMYGRRPVYLIAVATFTVLIIPCALSNNLAQILVMRFFGAIAGAAMISNAPGTVSDISREEYRALAFSIWSLGPMNGPVIGPLIGGFVFQALGWRWTNWVVMIGSGASWFMIFMIQETYAPAILRAKSAKKRKETGDPRYHCRYDDKKAFWPLLRENLYRPLSMAVNEPICIFWDVYIALVYGVLYLCFVSYPIVFGELRGWSPGLVGLGYMGIGIGGVVTISSEPLLRRMINAHKKDPETGKPYPEAMVSVVVIAAVCVPVGEMIFAWTCTPNVHWVFPLLAGIPFGAGNCGVFIYASNYLVHSYGIYAASALAGNAVLRSAMGGALPPRWTQNADEGRSGEGGGEEEEGG, from the exons ATGTCACATAGTGACAACGACAGCGGCGCTACTGTCGCAACGACAACTGAACGGAAGAAGAACGGTACAGGATCTTTGAGATCACATACGTCGGAAAAGTCCCATGTAGTCGAAGATATCGTATCCGACGATGATCGCGCTTCCGTTTCGTCTGCATCGACGCACTCCGACTCGATTAACCAGCGGCCGGCAATACATCAGACGTGGAGCAGGAATACAGGATACTCATGGCCTGGGGAAAAGGAGGATGCAATTACGGCAGTGACAACGAACGCAACCCAAGATCCACGCTTCGAGGTCGACTTTGACGACAATGGCGAGAACCCCCAAGATTGGACCATGGCGAAAAAGTCTCTTGTCATCTTCTTCATGAGCTTTTCAACACTCGTGGTAGTTATGTACTCTACAGCTTACACAAGCGGTATACCAGGGATGATGCGGACATTTGGTATACATAGCAAGACGCTGGTTATTCTGGGTATCACAACGTATTTGTGTGGTTTGGCAGTTGGATCGCTACTTCTGGCACCGCTCAGTGAGATGTATGGAAGAAGACCGGTGTATCTCATCGCTGTTGCCACTTTTACCGTTCTCATCATTCCATGCGCACTGTCGAACAACCTGGCGCAGATTCTTGTCATGCGATTCTTCGGTGCCATTGCCGGCGCGGCCATGATTTCAAATGCTCCAGGAACCGTATCCGATATAAGTCGAGAAGAATACCGTGCGCTTGCATTTTCCATCTGGTCTCTTGGCCCGATGAACGGCCCCGTTATAGGCCCTCTGATAGGAGGCTTCGTCTTCCAAGCCCTAGGCTGGAGATGGACAAACTGGGTCGTCATGATCGGATCTGGCGCCTCATGGTTCATGATTTTCATGATTCAGGAGACGTACGCACCAGCCATACTCCGCGCAAAGTCCGCGAAGAAGCGCAAAGAGACGGGTGACCCAAGGTACCACTGCCGCTACGACGACAAGAAGGCCTTTTGGCCCCTTCTCCGCGAGAATCTATATCGCCCCCTCAGCATGGCCGTCAACGAACCCATCTGCATCTTTTGGGACGTCTACATTGCTCTCGTCTACGGCGTCTTGTACCTCTGCTTCGTCTCGTACCCCATTGTCTTCGGCGAACTCCGTGGCTGGTCTCCAGGCCTCGTAGGCCTAGGCTACATGGGCATCGGCATTGGTGGGGTCGTAACAATTAGCTCTGAACCCCTCCTACGCCGGATGATCAACGCCCACAAGAAAGATCCTGAGACAGGGAAACCATATCCCGAAGCCATGGTTAGCGTTGTCGTCATCGCAGCTGTATGCGTGCCTGTGGGAGAAATGATCTTCGCATG GACATGCACCCCAAATGTCCACTGGGTCTTCCCCCTCCTCGCCGGCATCCCCTTTGGCGCCGGAAACTGCGGCGTCTTCATCTATGCCTCAAACTACCTCGTCCACTCCTACGGCATCTACGCTGCCTCTGCGCTCGCTGGAAACGCCGTCTTGCGCTCTGCAATGGGTGGTGCATTACCCCCTCGCTGGACCCAAAAT GCAGATGAGGGAAGATCGGGAGAGGGCGGAGgcgaagaggaggagggcGGTTGA